From one Methanobacterium alcaliphilum genomic stretch:
- a CDS encoding HXXEE domain-containing protein produces MLCKLLERTNLGRIMWLLPIIFFIHDMEEYLTMSSFMAHNSILSSIPLFEMLKTTSAQFMVSIIFLTILVVVVTYFAIKKREGNILKLYLLVVVLIFVNAIIHIFQGLYLNSYVPGLITAIALVIPYCLWIFCIFYHEKVLNNRLMLMFVALSFPLQIPLIMIALWLGKTLIPF; encoded by the coding sequence ATGCTCTGTAAATTACTGGAACGGACAAACTTAGGTAGAATTATGTGGCTTTTGCCCATAATATTCTTTATTCATGATATGGAAGAATATTTGACCATGAGTTCGTTTATGGCCCATAATTCTATTTTAAGCTCAATACCTTTATTTGAAATGTTAAAAACCACATCTGCTCAATTCATGGTGAGCATTATATTTTTAACAATATTGGTGGTGGTTGTAACTTATTTCGCCATTAAAAAACGTGAAGGAAACATATTGAAGTTATATCTTTTAGTTGTGGTGTTGATTTTTGTAAATGCAATAATTCATATTTTCCAAGGACTTTATTTAAATTCATATGTGCCGGGTCTTATAACAGCCATAGCGCTGGTCATTCCATATTGTTTATGGATTTTTTGCATATTTTATCATGAAAAAGTGCTTAATAATCGTTTAATGTTAATGTTTGTTGCATTATCTTTCCCATTACAGATTCCATTAATAATGATTGCTTTGTGGTTAGGTAAAACATTAATTCCATTTTAG
- a CDS encoding transglutaminase-like domain-containing protein, which produces MNLIPEKRNLNEYLRCSQIIDCDNKLIQKKASQISKNAENEIETAKDLYEFVRDEIHHSSDIKSNEITYKSSDVLNKGHGLCFAKSHLLGAFFRSQGIPAGFCYQKLSTDSGKILHGLNGVYLNDKWIRLDARGNKTGINAQFSLNCEKLAYVPQKEEGDKDYPIIYSNPHPKIINILQSNSTLDDVIKKIVGSL; this is translated from the coding sequence TTGAATTTAATTCCTGAAAAAAGAAATTTAAATGAATATTTGCGTTGTTCACAGATAATAGATTGTGATAATAAACTAATTCAAAAAAAAGCTTCACAGATATCTAAAAATGCTGAGAATGAAATTGAAACAGCAAAGGACTTATATGAATTTGTAAGAGATGAGATACACCATTCCTCAGATATTAAAAGTAATGAAATTACTTATAAATCTTCTGATGTCCTTAATAAAGGACATGGCTTGTGTTTTGCCAAATCACATTTATTGGGGGCATTTTTTAGGTCTCAAGGAATTCCAGCGGGGTTCTGTTATCAAAAATTATCCACTGATTCGGGGAAGATTCTGCATGGTCTTAATGGAGTATATTTAAATGATAAATGGATCAGATTGGATGCTAGGGGTAATAAAACCGGTATTAATGCACAATTTTCATTAAATTGTGAAAAATTAGCATATGTTCCTCAAAAAGAAGAAGGGGATAAAGATTATCCTATTATTTATTCTAATCCTCATCCTAAAATAATAAATATATTGCAAAGTAATTCCACACTGGATGATGTTATTAAAAAAATAGTTGGTTCATTATAG
- a CDS encoding class I SAM-dependent methyltransferase, whose product MKDYVHGYSKRESERLLDQADTLAEILHYDTQFPPGSKVLEAGCGVGAQTTLLAKKSRDAEIISIDISEDSLNHAKRAAKKSGIKNVEFQQADIMNLPFEEESFDHIFVCFVLEHLLNPVEALEELKKYLKKDGTITVIEGDHGSCYFHPESEEAVKAWKALIKAQQELGGDPMVGRRLYPLLDDAGFEEIVVTPRVVYVDNSKPQLVEGFIKKTIIAMVDGVKDQAIKSGLVSSTQWEKGIGDLHKSAEKDGTFFYNFFKAVAHK is encoded by the coding sequence ATGAAAGATTATGTTCATGGTTATTCAAAACGGGAGTCTGAACGTCTCTTAGATCAAGCAGATACTCTAGCAGAAATATTACATTATGACACTCAATTTCCGCCTGGAAGTAAAGTACTGGAGGCGGGTTGTGGTGTAGGGGCTCAAACCACTCTTCTAGCAAAAAAAAGTCGCGATGCTGAAATTATATCTATTGATATTTCGGAGGATTCGTTAAATCATGCCAAAAGGGCTGCAAAAAAATCCGGAATAAAAAACGTGGAATTTCAACAAGCAGATATAATGAATCTCCCCTTTGAGGAAGAGAGTTTTGACCATATTTTTGTCTGCTTTGTACTGGAACATCTTTTAAACCCTGTAGAAGCATTGGAAGAATTAAAAAAATATTTAAAAAAAGATGGAACTATTACTGTAATTGAAGGGGACCATGGGTCCTGTTATTTCCACCCGGAGAGTGAAGAAGCAGTTAAAGCGTGGAAAGCATTAATAAAAGCACAACAGGAATTAGGCGGGGATCCTATGGTTGGAAGACGCTTGTATCCTCTTTTGGATGATGCTGGGTTTGAAGAAATTGTTGTAACTCCCAGAGTAGTATATGTGGATAATAGTAAACCACAACTTGTGGAGGGATTTATCAAAAAGACCATTATTGCAATGGTGGATGGGGTAAAGGACCAAGCCATAAAATCTGGATTAGTTAGCAGCACTCAATGGGAAAAAGGGATTGGAGATTTACATAAATCTGCAGAAAAAGATGGTACATTTTTTTATAACTTTTTTAAGGCTGTGGCCCATAAATGA
- a CDS encoding GNAT family N-acetyltransferase yields the protein MNSLIIEEADISDANEILLLQKRAYKSEDDLYDNLTIPPMEQTLDEIIKEYEDHFFLKATINNCIIGSLRVNVLNSETCYVGRLIVEPDLQNQGVGSALMDEIEHIFSKYSRFVLTTGHKSKENIHFYSNKGYKIFKIKYINENLRFVYLEKIKSK from the coding sequence ATGAATTCTTTAATTATTGAAGAGGCAGATATTTCAGATGCAAACGAAATACTGCTCCTTCAAAAGCGTGCTTATAAAAGTGAAGATGATCTTTACGATAATTTAACCATCCCGCCTATGGAACAGACTTTAGATGAGATAATAAAGGAATATGAAGATCATTTTTTTCTAAAAGCAACAATAAATAATTGCATAATTGGTTCGTTGAGGGTAAATGTTCTTAATAGTGAAACATGCTATGTGGGAAGATTAATTGTTGAACCGGACTTACAAAATCAGGGGGTTGGGTCTGCTTTAATGGATGAGATAGAGCATATATTTTCAAAATATTCCCGATTTGTATTAACTACTGGACATAAAAGTAAAGAAAACATCCATTTCTATTCAAATAAAGGTTATAAAATTTTCAAAATTAAATATATCAATGAAAATTTACGTTTTGTTTATTTGGAGAAAATAAAATCTAAGTAA
- a CDS encoding NAD(P)H-dependent oxidoreductase: protein MKISVILAHPYEKSFNHAIYETILDYSHAKGHEVFAHDLYDEKFNPLLKGNELVNGETSDPLVLKHRKEIQNVDGIIIIHPNWWGQPPAILKGWMDRVLRSGIAYAFKEGDDGSGVPEGLLNAKMAFVFNTSNTSEEREMNVFGDPLERIWKDCVFDFCGIKNVHRKMFRIVASSTLEERENWLKDVRSILKEHF, encoded by the coding sequence ATGAAGATATCTGTTATTTTAGCCCATCCTTATGAAAAAAGTTTCAACCATGCAATATATGAAACTATTTTAGATTATTCTCATGCTAAGGGACACGAGGTTTTTGCGCATGATTTATATGATGAAAAATTTAACCCTTTATTAAAAGGCAATGAACTGGTAAATGGCGAAACTTCAGACCCTTTAGTTTTAAAGCATAGAAAAGAGATTCAAAACGTGGATGGCATAATAATTATCCACCCTAATTGGTGGGGTCAACCACCTGCGATTTTAAAAGGTTGGATGGATCGGGTGCTTCGATCAGGAATAGCTTATGCATTTAAAGAAGGAGATGATGGATCTGGTGTTCCAGAAGGACTTCTAAATGCAAAAATGGCTTTTGTGTTCAACACATCCAATACTTCTGAAGAAAGGGAAATGAATGTGTTTGGAGATCCTCTAGAGCGAATTTGGAAAGATTGTGTTTTTGATTTTTGTGGTATTAAAAATGTTCACAGAAAAATGTTTAGAATTGTAGCAAGCAGTACTTTAGAAGAACGAGAAAATTGGTTGAAAGATGTTAGATCAATTTTAAAAGAGCATTTCTAA
- the hisE gene encoding phosphoribosyl-ATP diphosphatase: MADEKIIAEIYKVLEDRRDHPINSYTSIMMQDDAKSAEDKILEKIGEEAAEVIIASKNNDNLVYESADLIFHTLLLLAYKGVELNDLFDEFKKRRK, from the coding sequence ATGGCAGATGAAAAAATTATAGCCGAAATTTACAAAGTTCTTGAAGACCGCAGAGACCACCCTATTAATTCTTACACGTCTATAATGATGCAAGACGATGCCAAGTCTGCTGAAGATAAAATACTTGAAAAAATTGGCGAGGAAGCCGCAGAAGTAATAATTGCTTCAAAAAATAATGATAATTTAGTTTATGAATCTGCTGATTTGATTTTTCACACCCTACTCTTATTAGCATATAAAGGAGTGGAATTAAATGATCTTTTTGATGAATTTAAAAAGAGAAGGAAATAA
- a CDS encoding CBS domain-containing ParB/RepB/Spo0J family partition protein translates to MSNKALVKDYMTKDVITVTPDTLNSDIIELMKDSGHDGFPVKENGAVTGMVTAFDFVLKPWSNYVKDIMSSDVVVADQDMSINDAARVMFRMGISRLPVIDKKNHLVGIITNTDIVRSHIERSTPMKVNYFKKTLEQLYNIKTEIKRMKVPTERLRPTQNKVYADELQGRTYELKRGLAEPTIVVKTGERFVLVDGHHRTVAARKLGCKEIDSYVIDLKQDLKLGMEKTADLNGIFTMEDIEIIDDAQHPLIAITRSMRDKKRKKNGR, encoded by the coding sequence ATGAGTAACAAAGCCCTTGTAAAGGATTATATGACAAAAGATGTGATTACTGTTACGCCAGACACTCTTAATTCTGATATAATTGAACTAATGAAAGATAGTGGTCATGACGGTTTTCCAGTTAAAGAAAATGGAGCAGTAACCGGAATGGTGACTGCATTTGATTTTGTCCTAAAACCATGGTCCAATTATGTTAAGGATATTATGTCTTCAGATGTGGTGGTAGCTGATCAGGATATGTCAATAAATGATGCCGCCCGAGTTATGTTTCGTATGGGAATATCAAGACTGCCAGTTATAGACAAAAAAAATCACCTAGTAGGCATAATAACCAATACCGATATCGTTAGATCCCACATTGAAAGATCAACTCCTATGAAAGTTAATTATTTCAAAAAAACGTTGGAACAACTCTACAATATTAAAACTGAAATAAAAAGAATGAAAGTACCCACCGAAAGGCTAAGGCCCACCCAGAACAAAGTTTATGCTGATGAACTGCAAGGAAGAACTTATGAGCTTAAAAGAGGCCTTGCAGAACCAACCATCGTTGTGAAAACTGGAGAACGTTTTGTACTGGTTGATGGGCACCATAGAACTGTAGCGGCTCGTAAATTAGGATGTAAAGAAATTGATTCTTATGTTATAGATTTGAAGCAGGACCTTAAACTAGGGATGGAAAAAACTGCTGATTTAAATGGTATTTTTACCATGGAAGATATTGAAATTATTGATGATGCCCAACATCCACTAATAGCTATAACCCGGAGTATGCGAGATAAAAAGAGGAAAAAAAATGGCAGATGA
- a CDS encoding DUF504 domain-containing protein — MAKHVLNLMLWHPKKDISLCNITYLHRGAHGNLKTVNGSQIKKLEKGFLILDEDQLIPYHRIVKIECKDNLIWKKCSHK; from the coding sequence ATGGCTAAGCATGTATTAAACTTAATGTTATGGCATCCTAAAAAAGATATTTCACTATGCAATATAACTTATCTCCATAGAGGCGCTCATGGAAATCTGAAAACCGTCAATGGTTCCCAAATAAAAAAATTAGAAAAAGGATTTTTAATCTTAGATGAAGATCAATTAATCCCATATCACCGCATTGTGAAAATAGAATGTAAAGATAATTTAATCTGGAAAAAATGTTCCCATAAATAA
- the gatB gene encoding Asp-tRNA(Asn)/Glu-tRNA(Gln) amidotransferase subunit GatB, whose product MKCGLEIHVQLETDSKLFCDCHTSYQDAPANSNVCHVCLNQPGAKPYPTNDKALEGALKIALMLDCDIAEDVTYFMRKHYNYPDLPSGYQRTSVPIGYNGDLNGVRIREVHMEEDPGQYKPDLGIVDFNRSGIPLIEIVTDPDMHSPEEARSFLKELIRVLEYSGNARGEGTMRADVNISLEGGTRVEIKNINSIKGAYKALKFEMVRQKNLLKRGVQVKQETRAFLESQMITVSMRLKEGAEDYRFIPDPDLPPMQAESEQITQIQEKMPEPPHIKVKRFMAEYNLPKEHAQVLTSELELANAFEEVAKLINPEFAALWMRDELKRVLYYNKLTFSQSNINSKQIIELLEMLQKKEITTKAGQRIIEQMPNNTKSPREIAEEMGLIGIVNEDDVIKAAKQAIEENPEAVSDYHQGKKAALNFLVGQVMRITRGKSEPGHTVKLLKELL is encoded by the coding sequence ATGAAATGCGGACTTGAAATTCACGTTCAACTGGAAACCGATTCGAAACTCTTTTGTGATTGTCACACTAGCTATCAGGACGCTCCTGCAAACAGTAATGTATGTCATGTTTGTCTAAACCAACCCGGAGCTAAACCTTACCCAACAAATGATAAAGCTTTAGAAGGAGCCCTTAAAATCGCTTTAATGTTAGATTGTGATATTGCAGAAGACGTTACTTATTTTATGAGAAAACATTATAACTATCCTGATCTTCCTTCGGGATACCAGAGAACTTCAGTTCCTATTGGATACAATGGTGATCTTAATGGAGTGCGTATTAGAGAAGTACACATGGAAGAAGACCCCGGACAGTACAAACCAGATTTAGGTATTGTTGATTTCAATCGGTCTGGAATCCCCCTTATTGAAATTGTAACAGATCCAGACATGCATTCTCCAGAAGAAGCACGTTCATTCCTTAAAGAATTAATTAGAGTTCTAGAATATAGTGGAAATGCGCGTGGTGAAGGTACCATGCGAGCTGATGTGAATATTTCCCTCGAAGGCGGAACAAGAGTGGAAATAAAAAATATTAACTCTATCAAAGGGGCCTACAAAGCACTTAAATTTGAGATGGTTCGCCAAAAAAATCTTTTAAAAAGAGGAGTGCAAGTAAAGCAAGAAACACGAGCTTTTCTGGAATCTCAAATGATTACAGTTTCCATGCGACTTAAAGAAGGAGCAGAAGATTATAGATTCATTCCAGATCCCGACTTGCCACCCATGCAAGCAGAATCTGAACAGATTACACAAATTCAAGAAAAGATGCCTGAACCGCCCCATATAAAAGTTAAAAGATTTATGGCAGAATATAATCTTCCTAAAGAACATGCACAAGTACTTACTTCAGAATTAGAGCTAGCTAATGCATTTGAAGAAGTTGCAAAGTTAATTAATCCAGAATTTGCAGCTTTGTGGATGAGAGATGAACTCAAACGTGTCTTATATTATAACAAATTAACTTTCTCTCAGAGCAATATTAATTCAAAACAAATTATAGAACTTCTAGAGATGCTACAGAAAAAAGAGATTACCACTAAAGCCGGGCAGAGAATCATAGAACAAATGCCTAACAACACCAAGTCCCCCCGCGAAATCGCAGAAGAAATGGGATTAATTGGAATAGTTAATGAAGATGACGTGATCAAAGCAGCCAAACAAGCTATTGAAGAGAATCCGGAAGCAGTTTCGGATTACCACCAAGGCAAAAAGGCGGCTTTAAATTTCCTGGTGGGGCAAGTTATGAGAATTACCCGAGGAAAATCTGAACCCGGCCACACAGTGAAATTATTAAAGGAGTTATTATAA
- a CDS encoding radical SAM protein, producing MQVIKKLKDFRTLELLQKANELTLKNHSNEITLERAIFLSWWCEKGDCAFCYMSTQKPRISDPKKARRQINSILAEAELCRRMGWNIEFLSGGYGSFSTSEIKSISQDIFKITKQPVWLNIGITNDLEEYGEEISGITGAIEIANPELHDKICPSKSLEDITNMLEVAGDLGFKKAITIILGLGETPDDLEYLFNLINDLKIHRVTFYSLNPHKDTIFETQPQPASLYYAGVVAATRIMFPELEIVCGTWIDNLANIGPLIMSGANGLTKFPLFKMFGTRYGKRVEEEVYWSGRKLKGTFTDFNSLKNGADLGELNPFIKRYIDKCLNKKPLKE from the coding sequence ATGCAAGTTATAAAAAAATTAAAGGACTTTAGAACATTAGAACTTCTGCAAAAAGCTAACGAACTAACTCTCAAAAATCATAGCAATGAAATTACCTTAGAACGGGCAATTTTTCTCTCCTGGTGGTGTGAAAAAGGAGACTGCGCATTCTGTTATATGAGCACCCAAAAACCGCGCATAAGTGACCCAAAAAAAGCTCGTCGTCAGATAAACTCAATTTTAGCTGAAGCAGAATTATGCCGGCGCATGGGGTGGAATATAGAATTTTTATCAGGAGGATATGGCTCATTCAGTACTTCAGAAATTAAATCCATTTCTCAAGATATTTTTAAAATAACAAAACAGCCAGTATGGTTGAATATAGGCATAACTAATGATTTAGAGGAATATGGTGAAGAGATTTCCGGGATAACCGGAGCTATAGAGATAGCGAATCCCGAATTACATGACAAAATATGTCCCAGCAAATCACTTGAAGATATAACAAATATGTTAGAAGTAGCTGGAGATTTAGGATTTAAAAAAGCAATAACTATCATATTAGGGCTGGGTGAAACTCCTGATGATTTAGAATATTTATTTAATCTCATAAATGACTTGAAAATCCATAGAGTAACATTTTATTCATTAAATCCCCATAAAGACACTATTTTTGAAACACAACCCCAACCGGCTTCACTATATTATGCCGGAGTAGTGGCTGCGACAAGAATAATGTTTCCTGAACTTGAAATTGTCTGCGGTACATGGATTGATAACTTAGCAAATATTGGGCCTTTGATAATGAGTGGAGCAAACGGATTAACTAAATTTCCTCTTTTTAAAATGTTTGGGACCCGTTATGGTAAAAGAGTTGAAGAAGAAGTTTATTGGTCAGGACGAAAATTAAAAGGAACGTTTACAGATTTTAATAGCCTAAAAAATGGCGCTGATTTAGGTGAATTAAATCCATTTATAAAAAGATATATTGATAAGTGTCTAAATAAAAAACCTCTAAAGGAATAA
- a CDS encoding zinc ribbon domain-containing protein translates to MVYCSNCGERNKNSAKYCSNCGTHLRSNYPPKSYSSKPQKPRSTGPSKPLQSQFKSRPYNRSETLNREIPVEKSRYQMESVDDGIEWNVVIIGAMILVIIASILNIILPQISFWIAAVMAIVYALMATKRSSTLFFIIPLILLVSLALWAFFNG, encoded by the coding sequence ATGGTTTATTGTTCTAATTGTGGTGAAAGAAATAAAAATTCGGCAAAATATTGTTCTAACTGTGGAACACATTTACGTTCAAACTATCCACCTAAATCTTATTCATCTAAACCGCAAAAACCCCGATCTACTGGCCCATCAAAGCCTCTTCAATCTCAGTTTAAATCTAGGCCATATAATAGAAGTGAAACACTTAATAGGGAAATTCCTGTAGAAAAATCCCGATACCAGATGGAATCAGTGGATGATGGTATTGAATGGAATGTGGTGATCATAGGTGCTATGATCTTGGTTATCATAGCCAGTATTTTGAATATAATTTTACCCCAAATTTCTTTCTGGATAGCGGCTGTCATGGCTATTGTTTATGCTTTAATGGCTACCAAAAGGAGTTCAACACTATTTTTTATAATTCCGCTTATTTTATTAGTTTCACTTGCATTGTGGGCATTTTTCAATGGTTAA
- the hjc gene encoding Holliday junction resolvase Hjc, with protein sequence MVKKGSKEERDLVRILWEKNFAAMRAPASGGATKKPLPDVLAGNGEIYLAIEVKTTTKDRIYIDSQKIKGLCEFSEIFGARPYIGIKFKYKKWLFLAPENLFLTKNENYRLDKDLAFEKGLELDELLGTDQQVKFN encoded by the coding sequence ATGGTAAAAAAAGGATCGAAAGAAGAACGTGACTTGGTACGTATATTATGGGAGAAAAATTTTGCTGCCATGAGAGCACCTGCATCAGGAGGGGCCACAAAAAAACCGCTTCCCGATGTTTTAGCAGGTAATGGTGAAATATATCTGGCTATTGAGGTAAAAACTACTACAAAAGACAGAATATATATTGATTCTCAGAAAATTAAGGGTCTATGTGAATTTTCTGAAATTTTCGGGGCCAGACCATATATTGGTATTAAATTCAAATATAAAAAATGGTTATTTTTAGCACCTGAAAATCTATTCTTAACTAAAAATGAGAATTATCGCTTGGATAAAGACCTGGCGTTTGAAAAAGGATTGGAACTTGATGAATTATTAGGGACTGATCAACAGGTTAAATTTAATTAA
- a CDS encoding MBL fold metallo-hydrolase produces MDRINDVVFIEGLGYDSNVYLIGNVIVDTGAGSNPDYLFSEIKKAGINPEDISKIVNTHCHYDHVGGNFLFDADISIHHLDAPALENADQTTSVSYMFGKSLEPMTISNKLKEGDKIAGFEVIHTPGHTRGGICLFDGEILISGDTVFANGGFGRVDIGGNIQDMTNSLERLNKLNAEFLLPGHGPWVNNANQHIKWAHEMIKGF; encoded by the coding sequence ATGGACAGAATAAATGATGTTGTTTTTATCGAAGGTTTGGGTTATGATTCTAATGTTTATCTTATTGGAAACGTAATAGTAGACACCGGGGCTGGAAGCAATCCCGATTATCTCTTTTCTGAGATAAAAAAAGCAGGGATAAATCCTGAAGATATCTCTAAGATTGTCAATACGCACTGCCACTATGATCATGTAGGTGGAAATTTCTTATTTGATGCAGATATTTCCATACATCACTTAGATGCACCTGCTCTGGAGAATGCTGATCAAACTACATCTGTATCTTATATGTTTGGAAAGTCATTAGAACCCATGACTATTTCGAATAAACTTAAAGAAGGAGATAAAATAGCGGGCTTTGAAGTTATTCATACTCCAGGACATACCCGTGGGGGGATATGTCTTTTTGATGGGGAAATCTTAATATCCGGAGACACAGTTTTTGCCAATGGAGGGTTTGGTAGAGTTGATATCGGGGGCAATATACAGGACATGACCAATTCTCTTGAAAGATTAAACAAATTAAATGCTGAATTTTTATTACCGGGACATGGTCCCTGGGTAAATAACGCCAATCAACATATAAAATGGGCTCATGAAATGATTAAAGGATTTTAA
- a CDS encoding metal-dependent hydrolase — MDLFTHFLVPFIILFFLGCKNPLAGGLGGISIDFDVVLVIIGFLFPYLFIFSHRGITHSLIFGFITAIIFLYIISRKPVRRLISKAIKRDFNIDFNWKTITLAYFGVLMHLLLDFLTTGGLPLFYPFSLAKFSGEIYYYTDLITTLVSLSVLIIIYLKINLKYKKIIMILFLIMLILFGGIRAYEKNNAINSMESSLNENFTEITAYPTSDTFIWKVVLFDPKNQKYELYDYYNLNGSKNLQGSYNKINITGNYSEGMKAIAEADETAVVESFKWDSFYTCVNAQEQASQWKITYFDFLATHYRSNNITVYVKK; from the coding sequence ATGGATCTTTTCACACATTTTTTAGTCCCATTCATAATCCTTTTTTTCTTAGGTTGTAAAAACCCACTGGCCGGAGGATTGGGGGGAATTTCTATTGATTTTGATGTTGTACTGGTGATAATAGGATTTTTATTCCCATATCTTTTTATTTTCAGCCACCGGGGAATCACCCATTCGTTAATATTCGGTTTCATCACCGCAATTATCTTTCTTTATATCATTAGTAGAAAGCCAGTGCGCAGACTAATCAGTAAGGCGATTAAAAGAGATTTTAACATAGATTTCAACTGGAAAACTATTACACTTGCGTATTTCGGGGTTTTGATGCATCTTTTACTTGATTTTTTAACCACAGGAGGATTGCCATTATTTTATCCATTTTCTTTAGCTAAATTCAGCGGTGAAATCTATTATTACACTGATTTGATAACTACTCTTGTTTCACTGTCAGTGCTGATAATAATATATTTAAAAATTAATTTAAAATACAAAAAAATTATTATGATCCTTTTTTTAATAATGTTGATTTTATTTGGAGGCATAAGGGCTTATGAAAAAAATAATGCCATCAACTCTATGGAATCTAGTTTAAACGAAAATTTCACAGAAATAACTGCTTATCCTACTTCGGATACTTTCATCTGGAAAGTAGTCCTTTTTGATCCGAAAAATCAAAAATATGAATTGTATGATTATTATAATTTAAATGGAAGCAAAAATCTTCAAGGTAGTTATAATAAAATCAATATCACAGGCAACTACAGTGAAGGGATGAAGGCCATTGCAGAAGCAGATGAAACAGCAGTAGTGGAATCCTTTAAATGGGACTCATTTTACACATGTGTGAATGCTCAAGAACAGGCAAGTCAATGGAAAATAACATATTTTGATTTTTTAGCCACCCACTACAGGTCAAACAACATTACAGTTTATGTGAAAAAATAA